In Acidobacteriota bacterium, a genomic segment contains:
- a CDS encoding zinc ribbon domain-containing protein has translation MPLYEYRCKGCGEVSEFLQRFDDAPKETCPKCKGELERLLSAPAFHLKGSGWYKTDYATGKDAKKGSDDGGDSKDKNSGDGKAEKASDSSAKKSSSESKSSSKSDS, from the coding sequence ATGCCCCTGTACGAATATCGATGCAAAGGCTGCGGCGAAGTCTCGGAGTTCCTCCAGCGCTTCGACGATGCACCCAAGGAAACCTGCCCCAAGTGCAAGGGAGAGCTGGAGCGCCTCCTCTCCGCGCCGGCCTTCCACCTCAAGGGCAGTGGCTGGTACAAGACCGACTACGCCACCGGCAAAGACGCCAAGAAGGGTTCCGACGACGGGGGCGACTCCAAGGACAAGAACTCCGGCGACGGCAAGGCGGAGAAAGCCAGCGACTCCAGCGCCAAGAAGAGCTCTTCGGAATCGAAGTCGAGCTCGAAGTCGGATTCCTGA